CTACCTTATCTTCTGTGGCCCTAGAATTTCTGATGTCCTTGGAAATGTCCAAAAGGGCTTCCCCAGGGTCTGTGTTCTACCCCAGCTGAGGAAACTTTAAGGAGTTCCTAAGCTTAATAATTCTCTAGGGCAGCCTCTTTCCTGCTTCTCCCAAGCAAACATTGCAGTGGTCAAGGTCATTTCATACAACACGGTCTATTCAAGAGACACTGCAGCCAAATTCTATATCTCCCAGTAAGAACTGACAGCGTAGCCAAAGCCACCAACTGATAGCTGAACTGAGGTTTTGACTCAGGACTCCCAGCTTCTAGTCCTGACGCTCTGGCCACTCAATCACAATGCCCTCAGTGACAGCAAAACCAGCAAAGGATGCTCCTGGCTCACAACCCAAACACTGCAAAGTATCACGTGTGTGTGCTCGCTGTTGCCTGGTAAACGGAAGAATAAAAATAGgctgggttcctgccctggagcattctaaaataaatatgcaaaccGAGTGTTTGCATTTCCATAGCAAGGCGAAGCAAGTAATAGGAAATTACTTTCAACTGTTGTGGAGACGAGGTCAGAAATGATCCATGGGAAAAAACATTAGTTTAGGATGGGGCTGTCAACACTGACTTCATGTTAGAATCTCTGAGATTGAGGGGGACACACTTTAAAGCTAATGGAAGAGTTAGGGTAGATAATTCACCTATCATACATGAggcttgagttccatccctgatacacacacacacacacacacacacgagcctgTACACTCCAGATAGTATGTTAAAACTTCCTAAGCGGTTCCAATGCATACTCTGGCCTGAAGAACGACTTCTGACACCTCTGTCATTATTGTCATGATTTGTTCATAAGCCCCTGCTAAATGTCCAGTTCTCGCTCTATGTCAACTCCCTTATTTTTACTTCAGTTTTACCCTGTACCATGCTATGGGCAGAATCACAGAGCTGCTATGTACACGTAAAGACACCTAACCGAACTGGCAGACCATTCCAACATGATCTGGATTCTAGTATTCTGAGGAGCTACTGGTGGATTAGGAAGCACAGATCGACCCAGGGCCCATCTCAGAGCCAGCTGACTCcacattctccccttctcctgtccTGCAGCCCCTGGAAAATACGGTGGCACTTACTCTCCCAGCCCGGCCCATATCAACCTGTCAGTCTGGTGCGGAGGACAACGTCAtcagcctctctctccctggctctcAGAAAGAAACCCACACTGCCTCTTTGGGCTCTGGAGCATGATGCCTATCCgtcacagagaaatgacagctttAAGAGAAATAAACACAAGCACTGAAACCTTTTTGGAATTCTTGGAAAGGTCTTATTGGTGTCATGAGGCAGTCACTGGATCCTAAAGAAGATGGAGTTCAGAACCACTTGGTCCTTCCTACTCTGACATCTGTCCACCGCCGTGTCTTCTGTGTTCTGTGGTCAGGCACCATGCAAGGCATGGAGGTTACAAAAAGGGTTTAAGTTTAGACAGCACAATCAGTGGCCTGCCAGGGGACAGCCTGGTTTGCACCCCCTTCAGAGTTCTTCCCTTCCATCTTTGCACCAGCCCATGCTCCACTGTACCTTGACACCAGCTATGCCTCACCTATGGGGACACAGGATATGAAGGAGCTCTGGGCAACTCTTTCCCATTGCCAACAGCCACTGTGAATCATCCGCCACCCAGAGAGCTTCCCAGCGGCTGTCCACTTAGTTAGCATTTGATAAAGCATCGTTCAATATTAACGAACAGTTCCTAGGAAATTGAAAATAATCCCAGCAGGCCACTCAAACGGTAAATCTTTCTCACAGAACATAAATCCTATGGATATTGGAGCccgcgttttttttttttttcccaaaaaatgGATGAGACACGCGATGGATCAAATTCAAACGACTGAATAATTTATCTGGAAACCAAATTCCTCACTCTGCGTTTCCTAATTTGCCACCTTGGATTCAGGCCACTGGTAGGCACTGCCAGAACCTGCTTTTGTTGCTTCTCCACAATGGCTTCACTGAGAGCTAAGCGGGTAGTGCTTGGTACAGGTGCCCTTGAGTTGAGCTTTGTCTAAATTTTGCTGCTTAGAATTCCCTCTGAGAGTGCCAAGTGTCAACAGCCATGAAGATTATCTGAGTCACCTGATATGATACAAGAAGGGATGTCACCTGGCCTGCCAAATGGTACATCTTATTGCCAGCTTCTGTGCCCAAAAGGAGGGTGTGGGGCAATGTGAGCAGATGGTCCACAAACTCTGACAGCCAGCTGCCACAAGGGCCTTGGCGGTCTGAAGTGAACCGAATCCTCCACATGGAACAGGGCAGTGACAGTCACCTTTGTACAACGTGAAAGAAGGAGCTAGAACCCTGGACTGGAAATGGGCTTGAGTTTGTCCGAGGATAATGAAAACTCTGGGCACTTGCCCAAGGTGTGGCCAAAATCTGGCTCTGAAAGTCAGAATGTGTGATGCCATGTCCCGACTGGAAGCGTCCCCCACACCCCAACACTTTGCACAGGCCTACTCCTTCTCCAAACCAAATCAGTCAACAGTGAGTCTGCTTGGTTAAATATACCAGGGCCTTCCCACTGACTCTCGTCACCTGGTGGGAGAATTCCTTCTGTGAAGAGACATAAACTCTACTTCCCCCTTAAAAGGCCCCAATAACAGACTGAAGTGCAACCCCACCGAGGCTGGGGAACCCACGAGTTTATTATCAAGAGCATGGGCAAGGGGCTGACTGGAGAGGTGTGGGTGACCAtcccaaagcagccacactggaaAGTCTTCACCCTTTGTGGGTGATGGCTTCCCCATAGTCAAAATAAATGATGAGAAGCAAACTCTTACGTGAGGGTCTAATGCCCCCCAAGCCTCCTTCTGATGAGATTCACCAGGCCACGGGCCACTCCTGATGGTCTCTTGCCAGCAGCCACAGCTGATCTCATCAGAGTGGCTGTTTTGTTTGGAGGACCATATTCCACAAACCTGCCTCGTAATACCCACCTCTCCCCGTCTAAGCTGTGCCTGATTCCCCCTCCGTGCTTTAAAAATGTCCTCAAAGGTCCCAAGTCCTTGCGAGGATATGGTCAAAGGCCCAGTCAAAGAAAGGTCAGCGGAAACACAGGGGCCACCAAGGCTTTGAGACAAATTCCAAACGTCTTCAGGTGACATCCACTCTAGACCACCAGGCTTGAGTCTTGTCATGCCTGGTCTTTTACAGAAGCAACCTGGTCTCCATTCCTGTCAAACAGTACTCTTCCTGGTGACTTTCTGGGTTGTTAGGAAAACCCCATCAGTCTGCCCAGCCCTGCCCAGGCACCCACCACAGAATTCCATCTTCTGTCAGGCCCAGCTCAGGTTTGACCTCCTGAATTGCAGCCCACACCCTACGGTTCATCTCTTCGCATTAACCTTTGAATATTAGGTATCGTGGCTGACTCTACGTTCAAGACTTTCTCACTTTTTGTTGTGAGGTCTCAGGGTCTCCTCGCTCTACCAAACATCACTGTCCCCTGCTACTAGCCCTGACTGGGGCTCATTTCCATGTGGAACCCCTTCTTCTCGCTTGCAGTACGGGGGTCCTGGAAAAGCAGACTCCTTCCTGAGTTGTGTGGGAATCCCCAAAACAGAAGAGCCAGTCAGCGGCCAACACCCAGAAAGGGCTCCAAGCTGGGAAGGGAAGTGGGTTTTCACATGAAGCCTATCAGTCAAACTTGCCTAGGAGAAGGTCCTgccctctctgtgtgtgaaacCTTTGTTTAGATTCTAAGCCAAGAATTTTGGCTCTACCTTGTCATGGCCCATCTGGCAAGGTTTTGTCTTCACGGAGGCTAGAGAAGCCAAAGGCATGACAGCATCACAGACCAAGGGAGTGTGGACAGCTGGGATGCAATGCTTAAAACATGACAGCCCAGCACTGCCGACTTGGGAGCACAATGAACATTCCAACTGCTCTGTGTCCCATGCCTCAGGCACTAACTGTAGGCCTGAACACGTGGCAGGAAAGCAGAGGTCAAACGGGAAACACAGACTCGTAGAGCAAGCTCCAGAGGGAAAGGACCATGTGAAACCAAAGGGTTATTAACCCTGGATGCTTGGAGCAGACCAGATGAacctcccagaactcaggaaactaagCTTGGGATCAAATCGGATCCGCCAGATGGCAGCCTTACTCCTGCTCAGCCCACAGACCATGCAGTGTGCAAAAACAACCACCAGAGGGCTACACAAGGTCGGCAGGCTGCATCAGGCAGCTGGTTACCTAGCAACCGTGAAGTACTGGGTCCTGTTTCCACCCTCCCCAAGGCCTCCCAGGTTatttctggcaaaaaaaaaaaaaaaaaaaaaagaggcagactgTTGCACAAGGAGTGGTTTCAGGAATCCTAGAACCGCTTCACTCTTAAACCAGGAGAATCTAAAATGGTCCTGGAGGCCCCAAACCCCACGCCGCCGTCCTGGCGTCTAGAGGCTTGGGCTGCTATTCCTGCTCCCTAGATGTACATTTTCCATTCAGCTTTGTAGCCCCACAGGACAAAAGTCACTCTGATTTCCCTAGTGGCTTAAGGAAAGCAATGCCTTGCTGTCCTCTCCTTCTTTCTAATCCAGAGCTAAATTAATGGGTGTGTGACCCTCGATCGACCTTGAACCTCCGGCTCTTCAGCTTTACTCAAAAAGGGAGCCGAGGAAGGAACAAAAGGCCCACCTTGAACTTTGTGCAGTCTTGAATCTACCCCTCCCCCTCGAGGCCTCTGTTCCATGCTTCACACCTCTTCTAGTCTGCATGACCCTGATAATATTTCGGATAGGGAAGTGTGGCACCAAGAAAATGAGGCGGACGCGAGACAAGGAGTGTGTTATAATGACTTCAAAGCCTGTGTCGTCTAGTCTGTGAAAGTCACGGGGCCACTGGCCTGGCATGGGAAGTGACTCCGGGCACATCCCTgggtcctgaagaatgtctggcccTGGTGCTGGGTTCCTAGGGTTTGTGAGTCACCAAGGTGGGGTCTCTGAGGGTCACACAGGCATGTGCAGCTCGTTGTACTCGTCCTGACCATCCTCATCAAAGTTTGGCTCAGCATCTTCAGAGTCCAGCTGCAGAGGGGAGCACAGGGTTGGAAAAGTCAGGGGGACTTGTGTGTCCCTTTCTGTTCCTCACACCCTCTCCTAAACaccttctctccctgctccaGGACCCTTGCTGGAAGTACTTCCTTGGCCAAAGCCTTCATTACCAGGTTACCTAGAACATACAAATCATACCCATACAATGGCAACTATGACACAGGATGCTCATTCCTGGGGTCATGGCACCTCTGTACCCCGTATCTGAGCATGCAAAAGCAAAAAACTGggacagtgagatgactcagcagatcaAGACatctgccaccaagtctgatgacctaagttcaattcccaggacccacagggtggaaagaCTTGCAGCAAGATATCCTTTCCTATAGTCGAAAGAAACAGGGCTAAGGACTGATGTCGGTGCTACGCCAACCCACATGCAACCCCTGGCCAGGTGATTTTTGTCCAGGCACAGCTTGCACAGCTGTCCACAGCAGCCCTGTCTTGTCTTGTTCTTTCTGAAGCCTCTTATCAACAGCTTTACCTAGATTCCTATTGAAATCTCCCAACAATCCTTTGATAGAGTCTACAAGCCCATTACACTGGTGAAAACAGCATTCCAGAACATTCAGCAACTTCCCCAAGTTCACACAAACCAACAGGTATTTGAGACTTTATAACCTGGAGCCCGGGTATCTAACTCCAGTGACCGCCTGCCTTCACCCTGCCAGCCCAAGCCATCATCCCTTACCGCCTGCAGCTCTCTGTCCTGGAAGAGCCGGGGCAAAAGGCAACGCCTCAGAGGCACCGTGAGCAAGAGCAGGAAAGGAAAGGCCAGTGAGGCCGCCGTAGACTTGACCACCCAGAGGAGAGCAATGCAGCCCAGCTGGATGCAGGTGAACAGGTGCATCCGCCACGTCTTCACCTGGGGtacaggctcagtctcattccaCAGTGGCCATTCTGCCCACACCCACACCTATGGGAACATGGCTCTCCAGGTCCCAATTATCCTTATTGTATTCCTCCCGTCCATTTCTAAGCTGGAAGTCCCTCCAGACTCCCTCCCAGCATCCTGTACCCCCCTCCCTCCAGCTGCATGCATCTGGGCCTGACCTTGGTCACGTAGGGCTGCTCAGGATGGTGTTTTGCTGGCATGAAAATGAGCAGCAGACGTTGGGACAACTGGATACCAGACAGCGAAGTGACCCCCATGTACAGGAAAATCCCGAAGAGTACAGCCAATGGGATCCGGCGCAGCACAGCCCCCATGACGATAGATAGGCCTGGAGGAGGTGACACAGATCTGCCTAACCCTGTTCCCTGTCCTGCCTGGACAAAGGGCCTGGTAAGGGAACAAGATTCGCTGGACCAATCTGGGTCTCACAGACAGAGATGGAGCAGGACAAGAAGTGGGGAAGAGCTCCCAGAGTGTGCGTGGACGGGTTGGGGTCCTGAGGGAGAGCTGAGCACAATACAGCTGCAGATTCAGGAGGGTCAAGCCCAGGATCAAGAGGATTTGAAGCCACTGGGCCCAGGAGAGCAAGTCTGGGGGGAGACTCGGTGCTCACCCACAAGGCTGGCAATGAGCACTCCGGTGACTCGCTGCTCCCGAACCTCCTGGATCTGGGGCTTGTCACCAGGTGCGATGGCAGTGCGCATGACTGTCAACGCATTGACGTGGGTGACAGAGCGGACGGTGGCAGCTGTGAGCCAGGGCAATCCGAACAACCCACAGAGGCCACCCAGGGAGCCGATCAAAAGCAGGTCAAGATGGAAGCCGGAACCCTTGAGTAGCCTTCGGGCCTTCTGACTGAcgatgagcctatggggggggggggggggaagaagaagCCAGCTAGCAGGCACACCTGCAAAAGCACATGACAGTCGCCCAAGACTTGAGGGGAGGGAGGCGAGCTCTCCCTGGACCCATCAGCTTCCTCTTTCACGTTCCCAAATTAAAGTTCTCACACTGCAGGAAATCGGAGCCAAATTCTCATGCTGCAAGCATTTAAAAGCACCACAAAATCCAGATGCCAGATCCTACCATGCTATTTTGGTTAAACCAAAATGAGAAACGTGTGAGCATCACTAGGTGAGAGAACACTCTGCCAGGATTCTGAGAACTGCCAAGTGCCATCCCGCCAGCCGTGGTCGTGAGAGGACCAGGTCAAAACATCACGGAGAACCATGCCTGGGCCCACACGCCCACGCCTGTTCCAGCCTGTTGCTTTAGCTCCTCCACCCCCTCCGCCTCGCTCCTGCGAGAGCCCAACAAATTCCTTTCAGTCTACCACAGGGCATCCCTACACAGATAAGACACCCCTGCCTTAACCCTGAAGCCAAGCCatccctccatctccacctccccctCCAGCCCTCTCACGCGGTGATCTGTGTCTCCATGAATATCAGGATGAGGACCAAGAGTGCAGGGACAGCAGCAGCCACCATCATCCAAGGTGGGAAGGGACGGGCACTGCCCAACGGTGGGATGAACCACGTGCGCTTATGCGGGGAAGTCACGGAGAGCCCTGTAGGCACCGTCAGCTTCTGcatggaggaaagaaggcaagGGCCAGGGACAGAGGCTTCTTACAGAAGAGGTCTACATTGCAGATGTTCCTGCCACAGAGGCCCCCAGAACTCTAGGGAGCTGGTGAAACtaattttcagttttcaaagtCACTGCTTCTCCCAGAGCTGGCAGAAGAGATAGCAATGGAACCTTCCTCCTGGCTCCACAGTTAGAGGGAGACCGGGTATTCTGCACCAGCCCACTTCCAAATTCCTCCCACTCGGGATCATACACAGTTCGGATACCCTGGGTAGCCCCTGGACTGAATGTCATCACAGCAGCCCCTGATGTGGCCCAACTTCTTGTCACTAGACCAGGAGAGCTGGGCTGCAAGCCTGCTCCAGAACCTGGACCACTCAGGTCGGGCACACTCACCTGCGTGTAGGTGTCTGTGATAGAATAGTCCACCAGGACCATCACCAAGATGGAAATGGGAATGCCAAAATCGCCAATGATGCGCCGAGCCTGCCAAGTGCACCCAGAGGATGAGGGTTAGGAGACAACCCCAATCCTTTCTGGGGCCAAGCTGAGCCAGAAGTACCCTAGGACATCCCTCTAGGTGACTCCCCTGTGTACCAGCCACAGCCGGGAGGCACTATTGTCTTGTTGTGGGGAGGTGCAATGGATTGGCCAGGAGGGGGGCAGGCAGAAGACTCTCAGGAGCTGAGCCTCGAAGGAACAGCAATCAAGTGAGACAGAGTACCTTGCCCCCCAGGAAGCGGCTGTTCCTGAACTTGCgcaggaagaaggcaatgaggaaAGTCCCCAGCATGAGGATGAGAGACAGCAGAGCTGTATTGGGCTGGTTTCTTGGGCCTGGTGGTCCCTCTGTGGGGGGCAGGGCACTACTATTCAGTTCCAAGCCCGTCTCTAGGGTCCCCTCCAGGGCCCCATCCGGTGGGTAGAATGGCAGCAGAGGATGCTCTGTGAACACCTACGTGTGGAGGAGAGGATGCCTCACCCTCCACAGGCAGACGGCAATCCCAGTCTTGATGTCCCAACCTCCAcctcacgcgcacacacatgcgcatgcacacacgcgcgcacacacacacgcacacacacacatgcacgcacacacacacatgcacgcacacacacacacgcacacacacaaagccctctTCCCATACCTTGCTCTCAGCAAGCTCCAGACCTCCCTAGGACACCACCTCCCTATCCTTACCCACCCTCTGGGAACTGCCACACCTTGTAGAGCTTGTGAAAAGTCTCATAGATGAAAATTAGCGAGATGAGGAACGcgaagatctcctgggtaaacggTGAGATGTAGCGGACTAGGAAGCTGCCCTCTGCAGCCACCAGAGCTAGGACGAAGACCACCAGCCAGAGGCCCACCCATACTCGACCGGTGAGGTACTCCAGGTCCTGAGCTCGGCAGAACTAGAGATAGTAACAGGGGTGGTTAGCTACAGGGGGGTCATCTGCCCCAGAAGTTGGTGCCTGTGGGCTTAACAAGGGTACACACCaaggggaagaagggacagaGCACAGACACCCAGCTCTATGGGTCTAACAAAGGGCGGGAAAGAGGGGCGGCACCTTGAAGAAGGCTTCCTCAAAGACCAGCAGGGGTCCTGAGAAGCCCACCACGAGCAGTGGCTGGGCTCCCAGCAGAGAGAAGAGGACCCCAAGCACAGCTGTGGACACAATCAGCTCCGACACGCCCATCAGCCCCTCCGTCTTCTCTCCTGGAGTGGAGAGGGATCAACAGGGTGGCTGTAAGTCTGGCTCTTCCTGTCCTGACCCCTTCCTCATCCAGTTCCCCAGCAAGTGCAGAACAGCTCCCAGAATAACAGACAAGGCCTTGCCCACATTCCCAAGGAGACCACAGGGATCCTGCCCTTGCACCCCCATTTTATAGCCACCCAATAAGGGATCGCTGCAGTTCTCTGACCCAGCAGGGAGTCACAGCTCTCCTATCCCCTCCGTCCATCATCCCCCTAAGTGATGTGAATGATGTAACCCTGCAGGTGACATCTGGCCCCCACAGGGACCCCAGAAGTCTCACCTAGTAGCCCCCCAAAGGTGATGGCAGGGCTGAGGGCTGCAAAGTAGATGAAGAGCACAGCGGCCACACACTGGGAGTGCAGTGCGTCCCGCAGATCACTGGGGTAGTGCGGGTACCGGCGCTTCACATCCCGCACCAGACCCCCAAACACTGAGCCCGTCCGCTGCAGGGGATCATCTTCAGAGGTTGCCTCGGAGCCCCCCATCTCCAAAGACAGTTCTGGGCAAGGGAGCAAGATACCAATGGAACACAGGCCACTTCCTCCCGTCTGGAAGCCCTGGCTGAATCCCCCCAAGTATTGTGGGCAGGGATGGTAAGAACACAAAGGACTGGGCTGGGGTCTGACCTTTGCCAGGGGCCACATATCCGCCCCGGGTGGTCATCTCCACTTTGGTCTGTTCACGCTCCCGCCGCTTCCTCAGCAGTTCACGTTGGAAAGCAGCCACAGAGCGTAGTAGGTCACGGCCCTCCACTTCGGATGGGGGTATCACAATGCTGCCATCTAAGAACTCGCTGATGGCACCCAAAAGGTCCTGCCGGTCATCTGCCTGGTAGGCAGCCTCGTGAAACAGCTGGGAAGAGAGTATGGCTCTCAAAGATGGGCCATGAGAGCCCAGGAAGATTTCAGAGAGGTGGCATTGGGTCACAGAGGTAGGGCGGTGAAGATAGACAACCGTATGCACCAGGACAGTCTAGGAAGGGAGTCTAGAACATCTTTGACTGGGCATTGCCCATCTTCTACAGGCTAACGAGCATCCCAGACATCAACTTGGCTAGGAGGCTCTCCTATGTGAGGCCAGTCACAGTCAGCACCACCAACCCTCCACATCTTTACATCCAAGGCATTGCGTGTGAGCTCCATGTTACCACCCCTTTCCAAGCACAGTCCAGGGTTCTGTTTCCTACCCTGGGCTAACAGCTCGCCAGCTCCACTCCAGAGACAGGCAGCTAAGGAACAAGCAGGTCCCAGGTGGAAGGACTAACCTTGTCAGACATGAGGGTAGCGATGGAGCGTCCTAGCTCATGATAGTCGGTGCTGGTGTGGCGGGGCCCCAGCATCACAAAGAGGAAGCGGACAGGTACGGGGACCTCGAGCACAGACTCCAAGAGCACAGCCTCACTGAGCCGCACAAAGGCTGCTGCTGGCTGCTCCAAGAAAGGCACGCAGCCTAGAGAAAGACGAAAGCAGGGATGGACAAGGAGGAGCAGTCGAGGCAGGCCCCGGAAGGGCGAGCCAGGTTCTTCTGTGCACTGGAGCAGTTGGGTACTGTAAAAGAAGCCTCAGATCTAAAAGTACCCTGGTCACTTACA
This genomic window from Chionomys nivalis chromosome 2, mChiNiv1.1, whole genome shotgun sequence contains:
- the Slc4a3 gene encoding anion exchange protein 3; amino-acid sequence: MANGVIPPPGGASPLPQVRVPLEEPPLGPDIEEEDDDLGKTLAVSRFGDLISKTPAWDPEKPSRNYSERDFEFHRHTSHHTHHPLSARLPPPHKLRRLPPTSARHTRRKRKEKTSAPPSEGTPPIQEEGGAGAEEEEEEEEEEGESEAEPAEPPLLGPSQKAKFSIGSDEDDSPGLSNKVTCTKALPSVGLHADQSPQRSGSSPSPRARASRISTEKSRPWSPSASYDLRERLCPGSALGNPGPEQRVPTDEAEAQMLGSADLDDMKSHRLEDNPGVRRHLVKKPSRIQGGRGSPSGLAPILRRKKKKKKLDRRPHEVFVELNELMLDRSQEPHWRETARWIKFEEDVEEETERWGKPHVASLSFRSLLELRRTIAQGAALLDLEQTTLPGIAHLVVETMIVSDQIRPQDRASVLRTLLLKHSHPNDDKDSGFFPRNPSSSSVNSVLGNHHPTPSHGPDGAVPTIADDLGEPALLWPHDPDAKEKPLHMPGGDGHRGKSLKLLEKIPEDAEATVVLVGCVPFLEQPAAAFVRLSEAVLLESVLEVPVPVRFLFVMLGPRHTSTDYHELGRSIATLMSDKLFHEAAYQADDRQDLLGAISEFLDGSIVIPPSEVEGRDLLRSVAAFQRELLRKRREREQTKVEMTTRGGYVAPGKELSLEMGGSEATSEDDPLQRTGSVFGGLVRDVKRRYPHYPSDLRDALHSQCVAAVLFIYFAALSPAITFGGLLGEKTEGLMGVSELIVSTAVLGVLFSLLGAQPLLVVGFSGPLLVFEEAFFKFCRAQDLEYLTGRVWVGLWLVVFVLALVAAEGSFLVRYISPFTQEIFAFLISLIFIYETFHKLYKVFTEHPLLPFYPPDGALEGTLETGLELNSSALPPTEGPPGPRNQPNTALLSLILMLGTFLIAFFLRKFRNSRFLGGKARRIIGDFGIPISILVMVLVDYSITDTYTQKLTVPTGLSVTSPHKRTWFIPPLGSARPFPPWMMVAAAVPALLVLILIFMETQITALIVSQKARRLLKGSGFHLDLLLIGSLGGLCGLFGLPWLTAATVRSVTHVNALTVMRTAIAPGDKPQIQEVREQRVTGVLIASLVGLSIVMGAVLRRIPLAVLFGIFLYMGVTSLSGIQLSQRLLLIFMPAKHHPEQPYVTKVKTWRMHLFTCIQLGCIALLWVVKSTAASLAFPFLLLLTVPLRRCLLPRLFQDRELQALDSEDAEPNFDEDGQDEYNELHMPV